The segment ACAAGGGCTTTGATAGTATAATCCTTGTTGTCATAGGCGTTTATATAAGTCTTAACCTGTGGAACATCTGCCAGGTGGAACGGACACTGCACCGATATAAATATAGTTGGAAGCTCGTTGACATAAAAAGGTATGTCCGGGGTCCCCTTGCTTGCAGGCCATTGGATCCTTTGATCGGTATTTGGGTTTACGCTTGCTATGTTTATTACAAGGTCATAGTTGTCGGTAAGGTCTGATATAGGTCTCTTTTGAGCATAAACCTTCCCAATCGCCTTTTTCATCTCTTCTTCCGGAAGCTTCATTATCTTTTCCGTGGGGGATTCCCAAACAGTCACTTCAAAACCTTCCTCTTCAAGGATGCCCTTCATTATCTCTAAGGCGCTGGGACCGCTTGAACCGATGAGCTTTCCAAATCCTCCTTCGGTGCCTTTGACATCTACAAGGAGCACTCTTTTATGGTTTTCTGCAGAAATCGGGAATATCTCCTGATTGTTTTTAACCAGAGTTATCGCCTTGTCAGCCACCTCTATGGCCGGCTTTTTGTTTTCTTCAAGTCCTATCCTTGCCATGGCTTGTTCTTTTGGAGGCAAGATTTCTTTCTTGTCTTTTTTGTGAAGCCCAAGTGTCGCCTTTGTGCCAAGTATCCTTGTCAATGCTTCGTTTAGCCTCTCTTCAGTTATGACTCCGTTTTTATACCCTTCCATCATCCATCTGAAATCTTCGTCCGGATCGTTAAAGAATAAGAATAGATCATTTCCTGCAGCTATTGCAGCCGGCACCATGTCTTTTCTCCTCATGGATCCGGTAAGGGCGACCATGTGGCTGGCATCTGTAACTACAAGGCCGTTAAAGCCCATCTTGCCTCTTAACAAGTCTATCAGTATGTACTTGCTTAAAGTTGCAGGCATCATAGCTTCCTGCAAGGTAGCATCCGGATTGAAGTGCCTTACGTAGCTTGGAAGGGAGATATGCCCTGCCATTATGGAAGGTATCCCCGCTTCAAAGAGCCCTGAATATACTTTGCCGAAAGTCTCGTCCCACTCTTCTGTTGAAAGGGAATTTACGCTAAAGGAGAGGTGCTGATCCCTTTCGTCTATTCCGTCGCCAGGGAAATGCTTTGCAGCTGGGGCGATTCCACTTTCTCTTATTCCCTTCATGTATTCAAGAGCAAGCTCTAATGTCTTATCTGGGTCATCGCAAAACGTCCTGGATGAAATAATCGGATTTCTCCAGTTTCGGTTGATATCAACGATTGGGGCAAAGCTCCAGTTGCAGCCAATTGCCGCCGCTTCCACTCCCGAGACTCTTCCCAGCTCGTAAGCGTATTTAGAATCGTTTGTGGCTGCGATCTTCACCTCTACTCCAACGTATGTTCCGTCTGTGCATGCTCCGTTGCCTCCAGACTCTGTATTTGCAGCGATGAGCAGAGGAATCTTGCTGTTCTCCTGCAGTACCCTATTCTGTTCGTATACTTCTTCAGCTTTGCCGGGGTTGTATCTAACTGCTCCTATGTGATATTTAGTTACCATTTCCTTAAGGTAATCTTCATCTCTGCTGGAGCCCATGTTAACAAATAGCTGCCCTATCTTTTCTTCATCAGTCATGGACGCAATTGTCTCATTTACCCATTTTATGTCCTCGTCCTTTAAGTTGTACGGTTTTGCCTTTAAATCTACCATTAAGTAATCCTCCTAAAACATATGTATGCTTTTATTTTTTTATCTTTATTAGCTCTTTATTTAGCGAATACAGAAGCTTATCATCAAATTTTTCAGGTGCCATTTCTGCTATCTGATCGATTTTCATTCCCTGAGCCATCCCAAACATCGGATGATCTTCAAATCCCGGGAAAAACCTATCCATTATCTTTTTGGTTTCAGGATTTTCAAAGAGCTCACCAAAGGAACAGTTCGTAGAGTAGAAGGCATCGCTTATTTCGATATCTTCGATTTCCACATCATCAAGATTCGGGGTCTCAAACCAATTTGCAACTACTCCACCCGATTGCTCCGGCGCTTGGTAGCTTTCATTTATGCTGTCAACTCTGTTAAACACCCCAGTGTCTGTATATTTGTTTTCACCCTCAACAGCTACTGCCTTTATTATGTTATATCCGTCTTTTAGCTCAATGTTTTTAAATATAAAGATCTTTTCGTCTTTTTCATCAAAGGAAATCTCTACTCCGTTAAAGGCAAGGCTTACCTTGTCGCAGTTTGAATATACCTTTACATCCATCTTTCTTCCGGGTCTGTCCACGTATCTTTTGCCTGCTATATGAACGAACTTTTCTTCAGACCAATAAGCTTTGTAAAGATAGAAGGCATCTTTTTTTATCTTTCTGTCATAGGTAACTAACCCTTTGTTGTTTCTTCCCTTTACCCCGCCTTCGTCTCTTATGTTTGCTCCGAAGTCAAACATGTTCCAAACGTAAGTAGACCATAGAAAAGGCCTATCTTTAAAAATCTTCCAAACTGTCTCATGGTAGAGGGCATGGTATTCCTCGCTGTAGTCTTTTACTTTTGGGTCATCGTTGTGGTACTGGATGATCCCTTCAGACCCGTATTCTGAGATTCCAAGCTTTACTCCTGGATTTTTCTTGTGAAACTCATCAATCCATGGTCCAAAATCTTCAGTCTTTCCCGTATACCACCCGTAATATTTGTTGTAGCCCACAGTGTCGGTGATGAAGTTATACTCATCTTCATCCTCTACGAACATTACATTAGCCATGGTAGTAAGCCTAGTTGGATCCTCGGCCTTGGCAATTTCATTAAGCTCTTTTACCACTTTTCTGACTTCCGGCCTGTCCCCACCTATTTGTATCTCGTTTTGCACACCCCAGAACATTATTGAAGGGTGGTTGAAATTTTGCCTTATGAGCTCTTTAAGCTGCAGCTTAGGGTTGATCCCTTCAGTCTCTGTTTTAGACATGATAGATATAAAGGGAATCTCTGCCCATACGATCATGCCTTCTCTGTCGCACAAATCGTAAAAGTATTGGTTATGCTGATAGTGGGCAAGCCTTATGGAGGTTGCTCCAACCTCTTTTATAAGAGCCATGTCCTCATCCTGCTCTTTACTTGTTATGGCCCAGCCCATGTCCTTTCTGTCCTGATGCCTTGAAACGCCGTTTAAAGGCAGATGCTTGCCATTTAAGAAAAATCCTTTTTCAGCATCCACATGAAAATACCTAGTTCCAAATGGTATCTCCAAGCTATCTATGGTATCGTTATAAGCTGTCAAAGAGCAAACGCCTTTATACATATGAGCGTCTTTTTTACCATCCCAAAGCTTTGGTTTTTCTATCTTTATATCTAGACTCTCTGTTTTAGTCTCCTTAGGAGATAAGATGACTTCTTTTGCTCCATATATAACCTTTTGACCATCTGCGTCATTTATGTCTATCCAAATCCTTACCTTTTTGTCTTCATCGCTGTCATTTGAAATCCTAGTCCTTACCTCAAGCTCTGCAACTTCATCCGTGACATTCTTTTGGATTATATATATCCCCTGTGAACCGTAATCCATTAAATCAAAATGAATGGGGTTTGTAATTACCAGATTTACATCTCTGTATAATCCACCGTAGAAGGTAAAGTCAGCCATTTGAGGATAAACATCGTCAAATACGGTATTGTCTACCCTAACCTCTAAATCATTCATCTCTCCAAATTTCAGAGTCTTTGTAACGTCAAATCTAAATGTAGAGTATCCTCCTCTATGCTGTCCCAAATGCCTTCCGTTGACATACACATCCGTTACGCTGTTAGATCCTTCAAATTCAAGAAAAACGCTGTTGGCTTCATCTGACTTTTCAATAAAAAAATCTTTTTTGTATATACATTCACCCTTGTAGTAATCAAAGCCATTTGCTCCGTCTATTGCATTCCACGTATGAGGAATCGATACTTTAACAGGCTTTTGTCCTTCTCTAACAAACTCCCAACCATCATTCATTTGAATTTTTCTACGCATTTTACCACTCCTTTGATTTTGCCGCTTATGCTTGGCATTTCCAAGGCGCTGTAAGCGGTTGCATCTTTTAAGGTTATTATATTATACAGAAATGAAGTTTTATCATACAATATTGCCGCAATTAGCATTTGTATTGCATTCATGGATTATTTGTGATATTAATAAAGAAAAGAACTCAGGTGATATTATGGATATTAAAGACAATAGCTTAAACACATCCTTGCAAGGACTGGTAAATTCCCTGCATTCAGTCTCAAAAATAGATGTTCGTTTTTATGACATGGATTTTGATCTTGCCGTATTTCAAGTAGGGGGGGCAATTCCAGAAGCTCTCAGTTTAGACAACATTGACTTGGAGCACATGAAAAGATCCTTAATCTCCGAAAGAGATATCTGTTGCTACTACATAAACTCATTTCGGTTAGAATACGTTGCTTCAGGCTACTACCACCAAGGCGCTTTGGCCGGTTTTTTAGTTGTCGGTCCATTTCTATCATTGATTCCAGATTTAAGCTTTATAAGCGATATAATATATAAGAACAAATTTCCGGTTAGCGAAAGAAATGCTCTCCGGCAGTTTTATCAATCACTATCAGTACTTAGCAACAACGACATAAACGCTCTTTCTTATGCTGTTTCCAATATGACCGCTAAAGAAGCCTCGCCTCCCAAGGTGGCAATAGCTGATGTTTCAACGCCATTTAAAACCGTAGAAGCACTGAAGGATAAAGTGGAGGAGAATAATGCAATAGTAGAGGCTCGGTATGAACACGAAAAGCGATTCCTTGACTCAATCACCATGGGAGATTTGGATAAAGTTAAAGATTTAAATAAAAAATCAGCAATTTTTTTCTCGATTCCGGACAGGATTCCAAACGACCCTACTCGCTCATTTAAGAACCTGCTATTTGTTTTAAACACCCTTTGCCGTACGGCTGCCAGAAAAGGGGGAGTCAATCCAATATACATTCACAACCTGTCGGAAAAGTTTGCGATCATGATTGAAAAGGCCCCAAATCTGCCTTTTTTAAAGCAGCTCTCCGAGATCATACCCATCGAATACTGCGAACTGGTACAAAGCCATTCTACTTCCGGCTACAGTCCTATTGTAAGACAAGCTATAGACTATATAAACCTAAACCTTGAAAGCAGCCTTAATTTAACCGAAATTGCCGATACCATACCGGCAAACCCTTCTCACCTATCGAGAAAGTTCAAGGCAGAAACAGGACACACCGTAACTGAATACATAAACCTGCAGAGGATTAAAGAAGCCAAGCTTCTACTTGAACAAAATGACATGTCAATTACAGACGTCGCTTTTATAGTAGGCTTTAACGATCTAAACTACTTCACCAGGGTCTTTAAAAAGATGACTCAAATTACCCCATCACAATATGCAAAGACTAAAAACGCCACTGAAACCTAGTGTTCAGTGGCGTTTTGGGGTCGGTGTTTTTTTTGGTATTCCTTAGGCGTTATCCTGTAAGCCTTTTTAAAGGCCTTTAAAAACGAGGTATAATCGGTAAATCCGCACTCCATGCAGGCATGAGTTACCATCCACCCTTCTTTTATAAGCTCTTTGGCATGATCAAGCCTCTTTTGCATAAGAAAATTATAGATTGTAGTTCCTGTATACTCCTTAAAAAGTCTTGCTATATATCCCGGGCTCAGATATACCTGGGACGTTATGATGCTCATATCTAGTGCCGGGTCTGTAAAATTTTTATTTATATACTCTATTATCTGCCCTACCTCAGGATTTTTCATTGCAATTCTAGATCTTTTGTCCCTGTTCATGATATCTAAAAAAGTTATCATAAGCTCCATTGTATGGCACTGAAGAAGGGCTCGCCCCACTTCTTCCTTTCGCTCGCCGGCATAGAAGATCCTATCCAATAAACCCCTAAGCCTCCATCTGCTCTCTTGACTGCATTCACGAACACAGGGTTCATTTAAAAAATCAAAACGATTTGACTCTATCTTGTAATTTCCGATTATGCTCTCTATATATTTTGGGTCTATATGCAGCACGAATCGCTCATACTTTAAGCTCTGCTCCTCTACGATCGTGCAGTGTAAAAGACCTTTGGGCACGATGACTATGCTTCCTTTGTCCACCGGATACCTTGCACCTTCTGCAGATATGGATATCTTGCCCTCAAGCACGAACATCACCTCTATAAAATCGTGACTGTGGAGAAAGAAGCTGCCTGGCTTTTCATCAGAAAAATACAGCAAATTCAAACCTTCCTCAACGTATATTTTTGGAATTGGTTTATTGTATAATGGAAATTCTTGTGGATTATTCATCTGCTTTATCCAACCTTTCAATAACAAATCTCTTCTAAGCTGGTTTTTATCCGCTTAGTTCCTTACAGCAAAATAACGTTCCGTATAACAGAATATATTTTTCTTATCAAAAAGTCAATATATGCAAGGTTCTAAGCTTTTTTTGCAATGATTCTGCTCTTGCTCCGTACTATAATCATAACCATGAACTCGATTACACATATAAAGGGGAGAAGAAGAACATGAAAATCAACAAAAAACTATTGGCAATTGGCCTTATCGGCTTAATGCTAACCGGAACATTTACAGGATGCGGTGGTTCATCTAACGACACTCAGGATAATGGAGACCAGGGTTCTTACGAGGGAAGCTACAACCTAGAAGAAGTAGAAAACAGACAAATCTCAATTGTAGACAGAATGGGCGAAAATCACATCATGGGTCGTACTCAGATTAAATTTGCCGAAACCATTGAAGAGCTAAGCGGCGGAAAGATCACCCACGTAAAGTACCTAAGCGGTGAAATCGAAACAGGCGGAACCCATATCAGAGACATGTTCTCAGACGGCATAGTCGATTCTGCCAGAGGGCAGCTTGAACTTATGGATTACTACGGATACAAAAAAGGAAGCGTTTTTGGACTTCCATACATGATAGCCGACAGGGATCACTTCTGGAACTTTGCTGATTCAGACCTTGGACAGGAAGTTTTAGATGACATCAATTCTCAAGGTTGGGGACTGGTAGCATTAAGCTACATAGAAGAAGGTGCCCGTCACTTCTTTACTACAAGCGACATGGACTCTTACCACGATCTTGCAGGTAGAAAAATAAGAGTTCAACCATCAGACATTTATGTAAACCTCGTTGAAACTTTCGGTGGATCAGCTACTCCTATCGCATGGCCTGAGGTTTACGGAGCATTATCTACAGGCGTAGTAGACGGAGCAGAAAATCCTTATTCCGGATATCAGGCAAGCCTTTTAAACGAAGTCGCGCCATACATACTTGAAGACGGACATATATTTGCAGGCGGGTTTTTAGCAGTAAGTGAAAAGCTTTGGAACGACTTAAGCGATACTGAAAAAGAAATCTTTATGGAAGCCGCCCAAGTGGCCAGTGATTACAACAGAGAGCAAAACCAGACTGACGAAGAAAACATTAAAGCAAGACTTATAGAAGAAGGCGTCAAAATCATTGAGCTTACCGAAGAAGAAAAAGAAGAAATTTTTGAAATGGTTCAGCCAATGTATGAAAAATTTGCAGCAGACTACTTGGATTTAATCGAAGAAATCCGCGCACTTAGATAATGACATTGCCTTGCACCTAAAAGTGCAAGGCAAAATTTTTGTAAATTCAACAGGAGGTTTTAGTATGTCCATCGAAAAGGGAATCGATCGTCTCTTCAAAATCATAAACGTCGTATGCCGTCTCTTATTGCTCACTATCTTCATAGTTATGTGGGTGGTCGTGTTCGGTCGCTACTTACTCAACAAGACTCCTATCTGGGGGGAAGAGCTGGTTTTGCTGGCACTTGTTTGGCTTGGAATGCTAAGCGGCGCTGATGCTCTTAGAAACGACCTTCATATCAAGATTACGATCATTGACAAGTACGTATCTACAAAGTTCTTATCCGTTCAGGAAGTAATATACGACATCTTAATTACAGCAGTGTCTGCAGCACTTCTTTACTACGCTGTTGTAGCTACTGCAAATACTACGGACATTAATTATATGGGTCTGAAGATTTCAGAAGCCTTTGCATATGCAGCTATGCCTGCAGGCTACGGATTGTTCTTGGTCGTAAAGTTTGAAAAGTATTATAAAAAATTTAAAAATCGTTTGAAGCACAAGGAGGCAAATTGATGGATACTCAAACTATTGGCATATTGATGCTCTTAGGCATTTTTTTATTTTTGCTCTTCATGCGCATGGAAATCTTATTTTCGATACTGATTGCCAGCGTGTGCACCATGCTGTACTTGGAATTACCCCTATCAATAGTGATAACAAGGGGCCTTGCTACGATACGCTCTTACGGCATGCTTGCGATACCTCTATTCATCATCGCCGGAGAGGTCTTGTCTGACGGCAGCCTATCGGAAAAGATCATAGAATTTGTTGAAGCTTTGATTGGATGGGTCCGGGGAGGCATGGCCATGGTAAATATAGCTGCCAGTACTTTTTTTGGCGGAATTTCCGGTTCTCCACTGGCCGACATATCTTCTTTGGGAACTGTGCTCATACCTATGATGAAAAAACAGGGGTATGACGAAGAATTCGCCACCAACATTACCATAACCAGTGCTCAGCAAGGACTTATGATCCCTCCAAGCCACAATATGATAATCTACGCAATGGCTGCAGGAGGCGTGGCATCGGTCAGCAAGCTTTTTCTTGCAGGCATAGTTCCCGGGCTGCTGTTGGCACTTGTCCTTATGATTTATTCTTTTTACTGTGCGATCAAAAGAGGCTATCCTAAAGGCGAACCATTTAACTTTATTAAATTGGTAAAAACCTTTTTCTCTTCTTTTTGGGGACTTATGACCTTGGTAATCATCATCGTTGGTGCCACTACAGGGGTCTTCACCGCTACTGAATCAGCTGCAATAGCTATCTTATGGGCGCTGTTCGTAACTACATTTATCTATAGGGACATGACACCCAAGCGTTTTTGGGATCTTTTAGGCAGGTGCGTAATCACTGTCTCCAGATTGCTTATCGTCATGGGGGTTTCTGCAAGCTTCGGCTTCATCATAGCTTTTTTAAGGGTCCCACAAATGCTTTCAGGGCTTATATATAACTTTACCGAAAACCCTGTAGTAATAATGCTTATAATCAACCTGATTTTAATACTTTTAGGAATGATCATGGACATGGGTTCAATTCTTATCATAACGACGCCGATATTCTTGCCTATCGCCATGAGCATAGGGGTCGATCCCGTCCATTTTGGAATCATAATGATCTTCAACCTGGCTATCGGAATGATGACTCCACCTGTAGGAGGAGCTCTTATGGTAGGTCATTTGATATCCGGAGTGAAGCTGGAACGAATGTACGTAACTCTTATACCATTTTTTATAATAATGGGAGTAACCCTTATTGTAATAACATTTTTCCCTGCAATCGTCATGACATTGCCTAACTTGATTTCGTGACCATAATATTATCCTTAGGAGTGATTTAATGAATAAAAAGATAGACATACATCTTCATGTGGCTTATGACGGACTGGATGGATTTTTTGAACCTTACTACTTTGCAGATGGAAAAACCATGAAACAGTACATGGAAGACAACGATATAGATCATGGATTGATTCTTTCCGGCGGAGAAAATTCCGGTCATTTCAGCCAAAACATCGACGCTTGCGCTCTAGCCCACAAATACCCTGAAACCTTTTCCTGGCTGTGCAACATAGATGTAACAAATCAAAAGGATCTCGTAGAGAGGCTTACCCATTATAAGGCTTTAAATGCCAAAGGCGTAGGAGAGTTTACCGCTAACTATAGGATAGACGACCCTAAAGTCGAAGCTGTCTTGTCTGCTTGCCAAGAACTTGAGCTTCCTTTTCTCTTTCACATGAGCCCAAAGCCCGGCTTTAATTACGGAATAGTTGACAAACCTGGTCTTCCTCTCTTGGAAAAGGCATTGATAAAGTTTCCTAAGCTAACTATAGTCGGGCATTCTCAGCCCTTTTGGTATGAAATAGGGGGAGACATGCCTATGGACTATGAGACTCGAAACGAGTATCCTACCGGACAAGTAAAGCCTGGCGGCAGGCTTCCGGAGCTTTTGGAAAAATACCCAAACCTCTATGGAGATCTATCTGCCAACAGCGGCGGAAACGCAATAATTCGAGATCCTGAGTTTGGCTATGCTTTCCTTGAAAGGTTTCAGGATCAGCTGATGTTCGGCACAGATATGGTAAATACGGATATGCACTTCCCCTTAGGAAGCTTTTTGGATGAAGCTCTGGAAAAGAGTAAAATATCCAAGGATGCTTATGAGAAGATCTGTTTTAAAAATGCTCAAAGGGTGTTTAATCTAAATTACTAAAAACTATAAAAGCGGCAATCCCCATGGATGCCGCTTTTATAGTCTATTTATATAATGTTTCTTGCTTCCTTGCCTTCTTCCGATCTCGTCTCTTTATTGCTCGACAGTCCTTTTTTCATCATAAATGCTAAAGGCAGTCCAAGAACCATCAGTAAAGTCGCTATTATGTTTATCTCGTTTATGCTCAAAACCGTAGCTTGAGAGTATGCAACAACAGCTTCCCCTCCTTCTACAATAACAGATTCCATGTTTGCCAAAGTCCTTGATGTTAGCATAGACCCAAATATACCTAAGGCAAAAGCCCCTACCGCCTGTCTCGTCCAGTTGTTTATAGCCGATGCATGTCCCGACAACATAGCGGGCACTACCTGCATCCCCAAGTTCATGGCAGGCATGGCCGACAGGGATATTCCTAGGTTTCTAACCGTCATCCAAAACGTTACGTACATCTTGCTAGTCTCAAGGCTTAGTCTTCCCATCTGCCAGGTTCCCAACGCTATTACAAGAGCTCCAGCCACTATTAGCTTGTAAGGATCCACCCTATCGTAGGCCTTTCCCACAAACGGCATAGATAAAGCCATGATCAGAGAAGATGGAAAGAGTATCATACCGGCATCAACGGGGGACAATTCCTGTACAGTCTGCAAAAACACAGGAATCAGTATAGCACCCGCATATATTGATATACTAATTACGCAGCTTATTATTATGCTTATAGTAAATACTTTATTTTTAAACAGATTCACGTCAAGCATCGGAGCCTCAATCTTGGATTCCCTGTAAAAAAACACTGCCAGAAACAGAATTCCTATGAGAATAAAACTCATAAATTTGGCGGAGATGATTCCCCACTGAGAAATCGAGCTAAATGCAATAAGTAAAGGAAGCGTCCCTGCAATGCTTGTTATAAACCCGGCCAAATCAAATGATTTGTCCCTGGAAACCTGCTCATGAGGAAGATGCTTAAATGCCAGAACCAGCGCAATGGCTCCTGTGGGTATATTTATTACAAATATAGACTGCCAGCTAAAGTAAGAAATCAGCCAACCGCCTAAGGTTGGGCCAATAGCCGGAGCAAGCATAGCAGCAAGTGTCCAAGTACTAAGTGCATTTGCCTGACGTTTTGGTTCAAGCATTTGATATATCAATGCAACTGAAGCCGGGGCCAGTATGCCGCTGAATATACCTTGAAGGACCCTAAATATTATCAAAGAGTATATATCCCAAGAGAATACTATAAGCACAGAAACGACAAGCAAGCATATGAGTGTCAATATATACAGCCTTCTGTAGCTGAGCTTTTCCCCTAAGTATCCTGTTAGGGGCGCTACAGTACCCATGGCAAGCATGAACCCGGACATGGTCCATTTGACCAAGTCAAGACTTGCATCAAACTCCTGTGTCAATACAGGTATTGCGATGCTAATTGTGGTAGATCCCAAGGCAGCCAAAAAAGCTCCTAAAAATACCACCGACATCAAAGGAGCATACTTTTCACTTTTATCCATCAAATCCTCCTGATAATATGCAAATTGAATTACTCTTGTTCAATTCTACCACGAACATGTTGGAATAAATATGTCTTAATTGCTTAAAATATTGCAATTGTTGCTATGTTTGACCCCATATGTATCTTCAAAATCATATATTAAACATATAAGAGCAGCAGACCTATTGTGGTCGCTGCTCATATATTATAATATCTTACTCTAATTTCCCTTGTACCCAAAGGCTTTTGAGAGCTCTTCTTTCATTTTTATTACTTCAGCTGCCAGTTCCTCAATCCTCTCATCGCTCATCCTGATTATAGGCGCGGATATGCTA is part of the Alkalibacter saccharofermentans DSM 14828 genome and harbors:
- a CDS encoding DHA2 family efflux MFS transporter permease subunit is translated as MDKSEKYAPLMSVVFLGAFLAALGSTTISIAIPVLTQEFDASLDLVKWTMSGFMLAMGTVAPLTGYLGEKLSYRRLYILTLICLLVVSVLIVFSWDIYSLIIFRVLQGIFSGILAPASVALIYQMLEPKRQANALSTWTLAAMLAPAIGPTLGGWLISYFSWQSIFVINIPTGAIALVLAFKHLPHEQVSRDKSFDLAGFITSIAGTLPLLIAFSSISQWGIISAKFMSFILIGILFLAVFFYRESKIEAPMLDVNLFKNKVFTISIIISCVISISIYAGAILIPVFLQTVQELSPVDAGMILFPSSLIMALSMPFVGKAYDRVDPYKLIVAGALVIALGTWQMGRLSLETSKMYVTFWMTVRNLGISLSAMPAMNLGMQVVPAMLSGHASAINNWTRQAVGAFALGIFGSMLTSRTLANMESVIVEGGEAVVAYSQATVLSINEINIIATLLMVLGLPLAFMMKKGLSSNKETRSEEGKEARNII